The genomic DNA TGGTCACCTATATTATAGATTcttactctatgagtttgcttattctaattatttcatatcagtgagttcatatatttgtccttttgcatctggcttatttcactcaacgtgaagTCTTAAGAtttatccatattgtcacatgtatttaTTACAGTTATTCAATAgacatttaattatttgtttcattctTGTGTGAATCCTACATCTCctttcagtctttattttccttgttcCTGAAGCTCATCCTTTTCTAGCTCTTTCACTGACATCTGTAGGTGGTGAACTCTCTCAGTCAAGGTCAGATCCAGTTTTCTTGGGAAGTCTACGTTATTTGGAGCTCttagatgatgatggtgatgatgaagttgattatgatggtgatgatgatgtcaACCATGACAATGAAAGACAAATTCTTCATTGTAGACATGGAACTAAGTGAGGAGCTGAGCTGGAGACAGCCTGGAGAACCATTGGTATGCAGGTTGGAACCCTCGGGGTGGATGAGACCACAATCCCTAATTTTTAATATGAAAGGTGGTCATGTAAGGCTTATAATAGatatataagtataaatatacttatatgtaattatatataatatgctatatagtatattatatatattttataagtatTTCTGTATACATGACATTTCACATTTATCAAAATgggcaagaaaagaaacaatgaaaatgcaTTGGTATTTATCCAATAATTAATTGGAAAATAGCTCTATGCacatgagaaattttaaaaatatacattcccTTTAAGTGAATGATATGCTATGATATCATATGATACTTAGAAAATACTCCAGAGGGCAGAGTGCTTACCAGAGGTAGACCTTTTCAAAACCTTCTATTATCATTACAAAGATTTTACAGTGTTCTAATTTTCTTTCCATAGCTTTCCTTATTATTGAAATACTTGTTTTTTGCTGAATATTTGCTTACTATAACTACAGGTGTATATAGTTTTATTATCTTTACAAACCTCAATGCTTTCCTTATTCTagcattttagaaataatttaagaaGTACGTCATTTGGGcatatttctattgtttttgaattatttttacaactttcctgtaagtttggagttatttcaaaataacaaaaaaaaaaaaaaaaaagaaagaaagaaattcatatGGTGTTTGAGTAACAATTTCTCAGTAAAGACTATTCTCACCAGACTCATAACAAAACGTAAATAGACAATATTATGGTTTTAAccttaaaagcaaagcaaaacaaaacctgtTGCACTATGTATGCAAAAATATATTGAAGCAAAACtgacatctttattttctgttcatGTGTTGAAAGATTCAATAAGGTTAGTAAATAAGTTCTTCCCaaactaatttatagattcaacacaatccaatCTAAGTCTCAGCAAGCTCTTTTGTAGcaattgacaaactgattttaaaaacaagatgGAAATTTAAAGGACACATAATATCTGGAACAACTTTGGCAAAGAATAATAAAGTTAGTTAGAAGAACAACTCTACTTAGTTTTAAGACTTAATAAAAACCTATAAGTATAAATCAAACAGTGTTCTAATGGTATAAATCAAACAATGTTCTATTGGCATGAATATAGATAAACTGACCAGCAGAGAAGAACATTGAGTCAGAAAATTATATGTGGATAAAATATTGTAAGGAAAAACACATACAGAGATCTCCAGATATGTGAAAAGGGTAATATTAATAATGGAAGGAAAACTTATACCTTGGTCAATGATTTTTGACTAATACAAAAAGGTAATTCAGTGAATAAACAATAGGCTTTTCAATAAAGAGAAAACCAAATGAATATTCACAAGTAATTACATGAACTTTGACCCATACCTGATACCAAATAGCACAAATTAAGGCTAAATGGGTTAGatacctaaaaataaaatctaaaatgataAAGTGTcctgaagaaaacatggaagaaaatattttatagcatgaattaggtaaagatttcttaaacaggacacCCAAATCTTGATCCATAAAAGGAAGCTATCATAAGTTTtacatcattaaaataaaaaaaaaaaaaataatgtccaAAGACattgaaaagagaatgaaaagactaataacaaactgggaaaaataattgcaaagtatatatcttataaaggacttcttTCCAGAACATATTAAGAACTCTCCAAACccaataataagaaaagaaaaatccaattaTAAAGGGGCAAAGATTTCAACAAAGAAAGGAGATCTTTCACAAATGAAAGTGTATGCACAGCTAGTAATCACATATAAAGATGCTAAATTATTCAGTAGGGAAAAGcaaatttaaattataatgaGCCTTTTGCTCTCTGAGAAGCACCATGGCAGTTGGCAAAAACAAGCACCTTACAATAGGTGGCAAAAAAGGCACCAAGAAGAAAGTGGTTGATCCTTTTTCTAAGCAAGATTGGTATGATGTGAAAGCACCAGCAAtatttaatataagaaatattgggAAAACACTAGTTACAAAGACTCAAGGAACCAAAATTGCATCTGATGGCCTTAAGGGTCGTGTTTTTGAAGTGAGCTTGATCTGCAGAATGATGAAGttgcattttagaaaattcaAGCTAATTACTGAGGATGTGCAGGGCAAAATCTGCCTAATCAACTTCCATGGCATGGATCTTACCTGTGACAAAATGTGTTCCATGGTCAAAAAATGGCAGACCATGATTGACGCTCATGTTGATGTCAAAACTACTGACGGTTATTTGCTTTGTCTATTCTGTGTTGGTTTTACCAAAAAACACAACAATGAGATTCGGAAGACCTCTTATGCTCAGCACCAGCAGGTCTGCCAAATCTGGAAAAAGATGATGGAAATCATGACCCGAGAGGTGCAGACAAATGACTCGAAAGAAGTGGTCAATAAATTGATTCCAGACAGCATTGGAAAAGACATAGAAAAGGCTTGCCAATCTGTCTATCCTCTCCATGATgtgtttgttagaaaagtaaaaatgctaaAGAAGCCCAACTTTGAATTGGGAAAACTCATGGAGCTTCATGGTGAAGGTAGCAGTTCTGGAAAAGCAACTGGAGATAAGACAGGTGCTAAAGTGGAACGAGCTGATGGTTATGAGCCACCAGTCCAAGAATCTGtttaaaattcagacaaaataaagtcttatttatgaaaacaagacaaaacaaaactataatgaGCTGTCATTAAATGCTtactataataattaaaaataaaaagtatgaccATACCCTTGGCAAAAATGTGAAGGAATTAGAACTTTCATGCATTGCTGATGagaatttaaaatagtaaaaccACTTTAGtaaatttggcagtttctttaaaaagttacacatgtatttattatattatctAGTCATTCCACTCCTACCTAAtgttaacagaaaagaaaaaagcatatatCCATTTAAAAACTTGAATATGAATTCTCTTAGTTGCTTTCTTTGTTGTAACTAAAACCTGGAAACatcccagatgtccatcaacaggtgaattaaaaacaaattgtactatatccacaaaatggaatactcttcagaaataaaaagatgcaTACTATTGTTATGATACAACACAGATTAATCTCAGTataatcatgctgagtgaaagaagccaaacaagaATGAGTCTATACtgtatgatttaatttatataatattgccaaaaatgtaaatgaattactAGTTACAAAGAAAACAGTAGTTACTTTCAGATAAGGGAGGGATCAAGGATGAGAATACAAATGGGCAAGAGGAAACTTTTAGGTGACATGGATATATATTCATTATCTTAATTTCCATGAGGGTTTCATGGGTGTATTCATGTGTCAAAACTTATTGTGGATCAATATTACCTCaataaatctttcaaaaaattatttctactttttataACTGTTTCATACTCATTTTCAAATAAGCTTTCTATAGCTTAACAGTTGAATGAGCAACATAAGAGCCTCAGGAATTAACTGCAATATGAAGGACATAatcatataataataaaaggaagtCTTTTTGCTGCTATACTTCTGTACTTTTAATTACAATATAATTACAAAGCCATTCCAGATACATCACAGATGGCTTTTCACTATACTTTAAATGaaattgaagaaaagaaacatactGTCCTctacaaaattgaaaaaatgatcACAATTGGGGAATACTTCATTTAATATATTGagatacaagaaatactaaaatgcCTTCTCCAACACTTCCATTGAAATCTTTTTGAATACATTAAAATGCAACATTTGCAAAATCTCCATtaaactaaaagaagaaatagaatttgGTTGGAGGCTATTTAACATAATGTTTACTTTCAAACTTTGTGCTGTTTAGAGTATCTAATAATTTGTTTCTATCTTTTTCCCTTGGAAaagctttttattcttttttggccTTTGTCTTGCACCTGTAAATACTGCTATTTTGTTACTTATCTGGGAAAATAAAGCATGGGATAAGATTTGTAAAAAGAGACTTCCCATCTAGAAGCATAGTGTCCTATTAAGCTTAATCTTTTAAGTGAAGCAAAAATGCTACACTTTTACCTTTTAAAACTTCAATCTTTTAAGGTATACATGAGTTCATagccagaaagaatgagaatgaaaagtATAAGTTTAAAGCATAAAGGTAAATGATTTAAGGAAAATAGCATGTTTTTCCTGAGTTTTGATAATGAATAATATGTTGTAATGGTAATAGATGGAAATGTTTCTGAAAACATGATTTTGGATTGCTTATGTATTtaataggataaaaataaaataaagatcaaAGACTAATTCAATAGAAAATTATCATAGGGTGCTTATGGGCTTAATAACTACTATTTGAATGgttaaattattagaaataatattGTAAAGGCAACCTAAGATATTATCATGTGCAAGTGTATCTGGGCAGTAACATATAACTCTGAATGTCATACTCTAAGTATGTCCTGATTCAATTtttcataccaaaaaaaaaaaaaagctcaataaaatcaggaaaatactCAAGATGAGAAGAAAATGTTATTAAACACATCTGGGAAAAATGCCACATTTCAGacgatatgtatttttttaaagaatactaGCCATAGATATATACCAACATTCAAAAGACATTATGTTAAGCCTAATGTAATACTACATTGAACAACAGTTGATTTTCTATCACTTGAATTTCATcctaagaaataaaactttggaAATATAAGTAGGTTCATTAAGAGAGAGTTTTACAGATGATAGATCcctaataatttaaaagaaatttggagTGTGGGTTCATCACTTCCCTCAAGATTGAAATAATGGATGACCACCATGCCCTCCCTTAAAATGTCCCTGATTTGCACATTCAGATACAATAGAGCTGGATGAACTAATATAAAAATTTCTGTATTATTCACTTATGTCTTCATATTGGAAGTTCTGCATTCAATACAAGAGGTCTTAAGCTAATGATACGTAATGGAAATTTCCAGCTGCTCACTAAAAATCTAATTCCTTTTGTTCTTTAGACACACAGCAAGACCCtatttttcagtcttctttgaAGTGTGGTGTTTTTATGTGACTGGATTATTTAATAGCATATATATGGAATTTATGTTTGCCAATTTCAAGGCAAGGATTTGAAATGTGACAGTTCTTCTCCCTGGTGTTTTCTGCTTGCTTCAGCTGGATGCTGAGGACAATAAATCCCAAGGGGATGGTAGAGATACAGGATGGAAGGATCTAGTTCATTGAATTTCTTCATGGATAAAAGCTGCCCACTGACCTGTAAAACCTGTAACATAGCCTCAGAAATTTATGTGAACAGTATATAATCTATTCTGTTTCAGCCTCTGACAACCACTGTCAAAACCATGGCCAAACATAGTCCCACTGTTGTCCCAGTGCTTTTCACTGAGTAGTTTCAAGAGAACAGTATtatattgttttcaattttcactTAACACTTACTACAGAGTTTTATGGCATCATAGTTATGATTTTGACTTGCTGTATTCACTTTAGATGCTCTGCTTAATTGTATATTGTTAAACATAGATTTCTTCCTCTTCCCACTCACCCTCCTCTTCCTTGTCACCTTCTCCCTCTGTGTCTCTAAATCTCTACTCTCTTTTATGTTCAAAGTTATAAGTTATACCAAACAACTTTTCTTTTTGTAGTGAGGAGGACAAATATATTCATCAGAAATATTTCATGAGGATATATGAAGAAGAAAACTAGTAAGAACTACTCATTTCAAATAAACTGCAGTGACTAAAATAAATTATACTTGGTGCCTCATCATCTTGTCTGGCTTAGTCATAAATTTACCTTTTGAGCAACCATCCCAGCTAACCCTGTCCTGGGCATAACCTCAACTAGCAAGGCTTGAACCTCCAGATGGTTTGTGTGGGGCTGGACCTCCAGACGGTCTGTATGGTAAGTGCCACGCTTAGCTTCTTAGTGGCCCCTGCCACTTCATCTCCAAACTGAacttgccatttcttcttcccTGCCCCACCCTTGCATGGACCCTCACAGGAGCTCAGGATGGCCGGATGGATAAGCACAGGGGGCATCTTTGTTATCttcattctctcctctccccacccagggCCTTTGTATAACAAAGTTGTCTTTTCATGCATTCTTTGTTTGCTGGCTCTCTGTGTTTGAGCCTCATCCCCTAAAGAACTTCCACAGAACATCCAAAGCATAAACTTTtcattatattcattattttcaatGTTTGGATGTATCAGGTAACAAATagtaaaaattaaaggaattacCACAAACTATTATTGTGATACACAATAATCAATttgtatttactgagcatttacatGACAAAACATTCTATTAATGAGTAAGGTTAAACAATATCAAAGGCTTACATGCTACAGTCTGTTTgctatgctgtttcctttcttttactttttttcattgcCCACCTACCTCTAGCTTTGATATGTTTTCTGTAGGGAATGGCAGGGAAATCCCTGAGATTGAAGTTTCCATACACCAACCAAAGGCCAAGGATAGCCATCTCAGGCCTGCTATGTTAATCTTTTCTGCAcataggcatatatatatatgtatatatatatatatgttttttcctttgtgaatttttttctaattgtattttttttattagaatagttgTAGGTTTGTagttttacataaaaatcatgcagagaacacagaattcccatataaccccccCTCACAatgtagttttccctattattaactgtttgcattaatgtggtgctATTGTTATAATTGATagaacattattataattttacttttaaatacagtccatagtttacattagggtttactgtttgtgttgtacagttctatgatttttattaaatttttattctggtaacatatacacaacctaaaatttaccattttaacaaatttcaaatatacaattagtttgagttaatttcattcacaaatttgtgttaccatcactactaaccatttccaaaattttccatcatcccaaacagaaactatttCCAGTAAGCATTATCTCCCCatacccttccccaccccagcccttagTAAGCTGTATTTAGTTTTCTAACTtgatgaatttgcatattctaagtatttcatatatgtattcacagattctaattatttcacataagtagatcatacaacatttgtccttgtgtttatggcttcactcaacatgatgttttcaaggttcatccttgatGGGAAtaaacttcattcccttttagaGCTAAATAATATTTCGTAGtttgcatataccacatttggcttatccatctatctgttgatagacacttgggatgctctcaccttttggcaattttgaattacactgctatgaacatcagtgtgcaaatatctgttcgaatacctgctttcattttttttggtatatatttaGAAGTGACATTTCCCagtcatatgacaattctatatttaactttctgaagaactccTAAAATTTCTACACAGTgactgcactgttttacattctaaTCAACAACAAACCAATGTTCctattgtgagaaacaagcactacaTCTAAAAAGAATAAATGCTTACCCAATTgcggagaagaaaagaatttattcacaatcttgcaagaatgggcacgCAACCAAAATGTGGGGAAAATGTTAATTAAGAATGATTATTCATTCAATACTGATATTTCATACAAGAATCCACATAATTTCCCAACATAAGAAGGGATGTTGATGTTGAGAATGGGAGGTGGGAACAGACctacagaagaaaggaaataataatgagGTCTCTGTGGGaagaactttttgaaaaataagagaTATAGGAAATCTGATTTTATATTAAATAGGCAACTATTTCAGGAGAGTCCCTTCTCCAAATTACCCCCTTTTATGCTTGCAATTTAAGAAATTCtctgttttcaaattatttttgctaTCATGTATTTAATCCACATGGAAGAAAGAAAGGTTCTGATTTCTTCTCAATGTCTTCTCAAAATCCATGGTGACAATACAAACTTGTAGAAACAATGAgtgttttagaaatgaaaaaaaaaatcatagtctTCAACCTAGGTCTTATTCAAGGCTTTTTAGAATCCACTATACATTCGTTCCACAGAAATTTTCAATGCTTTTTTCCACAGATGATTAAATATACTATTAACAAGAATACATATTGTTTGATTAAGTTAAACTTAGAAGTTACTCTTTGCAAAGTaatttttataaatcaattttACTATAGAATCCTTAGTTCTTTAATTCTGATAGTCACTCAAATTCTAAGGTtgtaaaacaaaaatggaaaaagaaaaaagaaggggacACAGTTGGCTTAAAAAGAATCCTGTCACCTTCCTTGTATTAAATTGCTCCAGTATAGAATGAATTGGCATTCCATAGGTATTTAGTTATAAAAAGAGtagtttatttgtatattttatatcagaGCTAACAAAATAGTGATTTTGGTGGTTCTACTCAATTATGTCAACAATTAAGAGACTGTTGACCACTAAGCCATTACTTGTCTTGTTAAGTGTAATTCATTTCACTGGCACATGTATAATTCAATCTATTTCTTTAAGAATTGGGATACAAGCAatgttttaatgaaataaaatgataggAATGCTGCTACCTTAGAGAGGCTGttgtttcatttaaatatatctaaatcattctatttataatatattaaattttgatGATTCAAAATCCTTATGCTGAACATGGTCTTTGCAGTCATAGAGGCATCATTTGTGTTCTGTGTCTGACAGTAATGAACCCAATACCCCAGGATGTTTTCTTAATCTACTAATCAACACTATCCTTTTACAGGGGCTCTTGGTCGGAGTCTTGTGCTTGCTCCTGGCTTTAGGAATTCCCTGATTTtcaggaattcaaatgcccctTCTACTCATGAAACTGACTTTCTTCCCCTCCTAGGTGCCCCTTCTATAAGTTaatgcaggtaatcctttgccccaggcccaTTTACATTAATTGTTACTCTTCTTTAACTCTCTGCAAGCCGCAGGCAGGACCAGTTCtgagagatgagtttcctggttccaTTTTTTAGGCTCCCACCTGATAGACTGGCAAGAATATACAGCACCCCATTATGTGCATAGGGGTTATGCTGCTACCTCCAGAACAGGGTCATGGATACACAGTGGTAGCCCAGGCTGGCTCCACTCTACCcagagaggggtgggggcaggggccaggCTGTACTACCATGAACTTTACCTACCATTTGTAAAGCTGCGTTTTCTTGATTCACCACTTATCTAGTGACTGCAAACCACTTAACcgttttctggaattttgaggaaGACGGCTTCAGCCTtttttgctagttattcaaagattctgtgcaGGAACAGTACTCTGGAATATTTTATGATACcatatttgtccattcattcccATATATATATTGCAGCCAAAGTTACATTAACGAAATGCAAATATGGTCTTGCCAACTTTCTGCTTAAAATCCTGCAGTCtatgttcctatttttttttcaattatgaaaTTTTCTCTGcagaattttcatttaattatgtaTACATAACAGGAAATAGAAACTTTTTCATGAACATCCTCAAGGCTTACAACTATAAagagaacaacaaaaatgaaagctAGAGAAATATTAAACACACAGTGGGGAGGTCAATTTCTATATTCTTTTGAAGAGAATTAATAGAAGATATCTCTGGGTCTATAGGCATGGACCTGACCTGTCTATTAAGAATATTTGATAGTTTTAAAAGTATGAATAATTCAAAACTTTTTGACTACTTACTAAGAAATAGGTACTGGACTAAATAAACTTTAGACATTATCGCACTCAATAATCAAAAATGTTTAATAGTTGTTGCCTTTGCTTTATTAccaatgaagaaacagaggttTATAGATGTTAAGAAATTTGGTCAGATTAACATAGTTAATAAGTGAGAGAGCATGGATTCCAGACTCTGCCATATTTATTTTAACCCCTCtgccttttttttattaattttattgagatatattcacataccacgcagttatacaaaacaaatcgtacatttgattgttcacagtaccattacatagttgtacattcattaccaaaatcaatccccatcaccctcattaccacacacacaaaaataagcagaataataattaaagtgaagaagagcaattaaagtaaaaaagaacactgggcgcccttgtctgtttgtttgtttccttcccccacctttccactcatccatccacaaactagacaaatgggagtgtgatcacTATGGCCCCCCtaatcccactgtcccctctcataagccacatttttatacaattttcttcaagattcatgggttctgggttgtagtttgatagtttcacatatccaccaccagctaccccaactctttagaacctaaaaagtgttgtctatgtGAATAagatgcccaccagagtgacctctcggctccttttggaatctctctgccactgaagcttatttcatttcctttcacatcccccttttggtcaagaagatgttctccatcccatgatgctgggtcgacattccttcctgggagtcatattccacgttgccagggagattcactcccctgggtgtctgatcccacataggggggagggcagtgatttcacctttcaagttggcttagatagagagagagggccacatctgagcaacaaagaggcattcgagaggaggctcttaggcacaattatagggaggccttgtctctcctttgcagcaaccgtcttcccaagggcaaattccatggtagaggcctcaatccatcaaacctccagtcccctatgtctgtggtcatgttagcaaccatcgaggtggggtaggccaatacctctgcattctccaccagctcctcaagggagcataattttttcctttttttttaaactttttttcttttctaaatcaactgtatgaaaaaaaaaaaattaaaaaagaattaaaaaaaaaaacatacaataaaagaatatttaaaagagaccataacaagggagtaagaaaaagacaactaacctaagataactactttacttccaatgtgttcttactctaccccaagaaagtaaactaatatagcaacatttctgtgaacttgttcctactatacccatcagaaattaacagaccatagtcattcctgggcattcccagagcattaaatttacccatgatagcttatctgttctttttggattattgttcccccttccttaattgctctctatcgctagttcccctacattctacattataaaccatttgttttacatttttctaagttcacattagtggtaggatataatatttctctttttgtgcctgacttatttcgctcagcattatgtcttcaaggttcatccatgttgtcatatgtttcacgagatcgttccttcttactgccgtgtagtattccatcgtgtgtatataccacattttatttatccactcatctgttgaaggacatttgggttgtttccatctcttggcaattgtgaataatgctgctatgaacattggtgtgcagatatctgttcgtgtcactgctctccgatcttccgggtatatactgagaagtgcaatcgctggatcgaagggtatctctatatcaagttttctaaggaactgccagattgacttccagcatggctgaatcattatacagtcccaccaacaatgaat from Choloepus didactylus isolate mChoDid1 chromosome 12, mChoDid1.pri, whole genome shotgun sequence includes the following:
- the LOC119507194 gene encoding 40S ribosomal protein S3a-like, translated to MAVGKNKHLTIGGKKGTKKKVVDPFSKQDWYDVKAPAIFNIRNIGKTLVTKTQGTKIASDGLKGRVFEVSLICRMMKLHFRKFKLITEDVQGKICLINFHGMDLTCDKMCSMVKKWQTMIDAHVDVKTTDGYLLCLFCVGFTKKHNNEIRKTSYAQHQQVCQIWKKMMEIMTREVQTNDSKEVVNKLIPDSIGKDIEKACQSVYPLHDVFVRKVKMLKKPNFELGKLMELHGEGSSSGKATGDKTGAKVERADGYEPPVQESV